The Solanum lycopersicum chromosome 2, SLM_r2.1 DNA window TGGAAAATGCAGATGCCACAAGGGATTGAATATGTCACTGAAGCTTCACAGTGATCACCTTTGGCAAGCAATTTTGGAGCTGCGTTTGAGACACACTGATGCTCACATATATTACTATAAAGCGTTCACGGCTGTTCTCTATAGCAGTGGTTTGCATTGACTAATTGCGGAAGTCATGAATTTTGTTATATCAATGTTTTTTTATCTTGCTATTAATACAAAcctataatgaatatattttctcCAAATATTACGGCCTAACACaaaaagattcaaaattttcacccaagtaatatttgtcaaaaaaatttaaaaacctaACATTTCTCCTGTCAAGCAATTAACCATTTACTAAATTCTAACATTTATTTGATTATGGGATCCCACATTTTCAAGCTAATTAAGTAGTCCCCTCTTACGATTATATTTGTGGTAatcttcattcatttatattattGCCCTTCCATTGGAActtgttttattattaaatcCAGCTGCTGTAGGGATAACCAGCGCCCATTTTAAATAGATTTATGAAAGTTATGATGTTAAAACACACGCACACAAAACAAATAGTAGCtagtttaaattcaaattatggGAAAGACGAATTTCAGAAAAAATTTTAACCAAAACATTAGTGTGATGAAGGGAAGAACATGATCGAATTATAACGACTCTTTAAACATACGTGTTTTGGAGTGAAGCCCTAAAATCACACATTGAAAGCACAGATCTCACAAAAGTTcaaaaggaaaacatttttggAATTGGTAACATGTTACCACGCATTTCAAGCGCAAATCTTACTCTAAACTCAAAAGGAACTACAGAATGAAACTTTTaaatctcttttttaaaaaatgaaaacttgGTTATATAATCAAGAGCGATTGCTATACCAGATTTAAAATCTCATAAACAATCAAAAACCAAAAAGCGAAGTAGTAATAACGAGGTAGAAGTAGCAAATAGGATTTCCTCTCAGACAAATGCCTCGATTgtcttcattattttaaaagaatggATTATCAGACTCGTCATCTGTTTGTTCATCATTGAGGAACTAATACTTCAACATTCACGATTTAAACACAAaaacagaaataaaaaaatataatcatatcCTTAATGCAATGTAAGAGATCTACTGAAGAACAATTACCTCCTTGGCAGATAGAGTAGGTCATAGATATAATGAAGCTGTTCTACTTATAGGCATTAGTAGGTTTAGGGTTTCCTTATATTAAAGGGATAGGCTTCAGGCCCAATCAATACTTCTTCTGGAGCCCAACTGACTACTACTGGGCTTTTTTGTTGTCCTGGCCCAGTGAAGAAACTAGCTTAGACATTGTCCCAGACGGACCAATGCACGAAtactctttttaatttataatcgattttttgcaaaaaaaaattgtcgagTTTAATGAAAATATGTGTTTAGACTGTGGATATTTTTTATTGGAAGTATGACCTTTTGAAGGCCAAGTATCAGGCATTTTTGCCTCAAGTAGACATAAATGACTAACAACCAAAatatcaattgaagaaaaatttgaGAATAATCTGAACAGTACACagaacatttttctttttaggtaTCTGACTTTTAGATATAAATATTAACTTAATGTCTTTGACTTGattgtaaataataattttgttattttactgATTAGAATTATATGATGACAGATGGTTGTTAGGTTTTATTtgtcctaaatttcttaccataaataggtttttcttttagaaaaaggttttggattgactaattcttttcttgtaggaaaagttcttaggtagtcttaagggctttgagagttttggttagagggagaatttgtgggtcacaagtttgatatgttatcacttgtgtaaacctcccatgtattccgagtgaactggttgaggttgtttccctctgtattttgtactctcatatttatagtggattgctcatcttcTTTGTGGACGTAGATTGATTGActgaaccacgttaaatctttgcgtcttttggtatattttctcgttgtcttcttactcgtggtctttgaggtttgctttgctaggaTGACCAAAAGttatattgttttttctttctgttaATATACATGGCATTGTTTgatttgataattaaatttacatgtttgaaaaatatgtaaaGCTATTACTCACAATAATTAATGTAGCACTtctcataaataaaacttttagCCCATATTTAACAGCTAGCTCTAGCTCTCTAATATGTACTCCAGTACATAATTTTTGCTAATGGAATGACCAAACCAAGAGTAAATTTCTTTAGTTTCACTGCACAAATTaggattcattttttttttatctttctacGATCTCTATTATTCTGTTTACCTTCTTTCATAAAGTTCAAGTGAAGTGTTGGTTCTCAGTGGTGcatgataaaataattgagcTGCTTTTCGATTAGCAAAGgcaaatgagaaagagaaattGTTTTAAAAGGAGAAGAAACACTTTATCCTTCTTTAATGAAAGGGATTCGTTCGACACATCTTTTCAGGCCAGCAATGCTCATTTTGTTGCATTATGACATAATGCCGAACTGTTGGGCCACCCGATCATTAAACAGTCCAACACGAATTTCTCTCTCCATCAAAGTTTTTTAGTACTATGCACTCTTTAATTTTGCTGTCCAATTAAAACTCCAAATTCCCAAGGTAAGTGAACtctattagtatatatatataaagctacttcaaatttcatcaaaatataaagTAGTTCATCATCATAGTCAGATTAGTAGATACGTGGAGTATTATACGTAGTAGTTTCCCACCTAATTAAGAGCAATTTTTAAGGAAGTggtgaaattcaaattttcaaacaCGTTACATTACTGAATTTAATTCTCCAACTACCGTGTTTTTCCTTTGTCATCATTGAGAGCTAAATATAGAAAACCGCAACAACttacaaacaaaaaagaatCTGTTCACTAAAGAATGGAGTAGTAAGTTGGGAACAAATTTCTCAATTACGGCACAACAGATGTGttataatttaaaactaaaagtaGAGACCATTAGGTAGTAGAAAGAAATTGATTTGTTTCTTATTGTTGATGACGCTGTCCCCGTCCTTTCTTGGCCTCCACAACCGTTGGCTCATGCGAGTCACATACTTGTGTCTTGAATTTACATCCCAACTTCTTTCTCCACCCACCTCCTCCTTCTCTGCTGCCTACCTTATCTATCTTCtggattactttcttcattgaGGAGCATTCGCGCTCAAGTTCTTGTACTCGCGTCCTCATGCTATCCATATCCAACCGTAGCACTTGATTCTCCCTCACTGTTTTCCTCCACGTGCTACGACCTTCCTGTGCACGTCCCATTCCAACTACTCCTGTCATTTCCTCTTGCTCCCCACCTTCACCCTCCTCTTCCCTCACGTCCATAATTGACAGCCGCGGGATTTCTTCTGGATTCACATCGGCGACCATAAGAGTTCCGGCGATTGCCTGCCGGAGTTGGAGTTGTTCGAAGAATAGTACCTGAACTACGGCTCTAAGTGGAAGCCGTTCATTCTGAGCTGCGTGTGTACACGCCTCTAGTGTTAACTTTTGGCAATCCATAACTCCGCATATTTGCTCCCTCTCCGCTTCCGATATCCATGGATGCGCCTGCATAAGGAATTAAGTTAACAATATTAAACACAAATGATAGAACTAAAAAAGTGAATAACTTctataattaagaaaatgtcATTACCTTGAGATACACATCGACAGCTCTGTAAAGGCCATCATCAAAGAGTCTTGCTTGGTCCGGCAATGCAACAGCTAATTCACAGAATTTTTCCGGTAGTAAATTATTATCAGAGGCTATTTCTGATAAGTAACCGTCAATTAACTTGCCGACTAACATTAGCGCCGTGGATCTGACACTGATGTTTTCTTCTTCGCCTTGAATTCTAGCGGTAGACCTCTCTTCCAATCCGGTTAAAAAATATCCTAATATTCTCTCCACACAAGCGACATCGTATAACGTTTCATTCAGATAAGAGTAGCTTGGAATGAGAAGATCGTCTAATGTGGCGTGCTCCAGTTGAGATCCGATTTTCCGCTCTAGTGCAGCTCGAGCAGCTTCCGAAGCATTTAGTATGTTTGCTGTTCTCAATAAGCCGAAGAGAATCCTTGTGGTTGTTGAAGTTCTTGAGCTAATCTCTGTAGGAAGGTTGGTAATTACAGTCTCCAAAAGCTCTCTCTGTTCATTCTCCGATGGTATCGAAGACGACGATGTCTTCCTACTTGAGCGTGAAATTCCTGGAATGTACTTCTTCGCATAATACATTAGACAGCTCTCGATAACTTCTGAACACAAATCTCTACTTTTCATTGCAGAAATCAAACGCTTGAACAAAGGCAAGCTCAAGTGCCCTAGCTCTTCGAACCATGAATCCATACCACCTCCTCTGTTGGCACCTTTACGGCGAGTACTTGCTTCAACTCCATTTCCAGGGCCGTGATCATTCACCGGCCAGCCAAAGAGAGACGGATCGGCAGCTGAAGCTCTAACAGCAACGGCATCAATGCATCTCTGAACAATGCCGAGTGTTTCTGCTAACGGCAAGATGTTTTTGCACGAGTTTAGGGTTCTAATGGAGTCCTTAATACTCTTTAGCACTGTCTGTGAAAGAAACCTCTCCGTCTTGGAAATGAGGTTATCCTCAGAGTACTCTTCAGTCATCTCCAAGTACTCACCCGCACAGCGGAGTGGAGCAACGTTCAATGCAGACAACTCGATTTTCACACCATAACAGAACTTGGCAGCCGTCTCAAATGTCTCTGAACCTCCCGGGAAATCAGGGAACGAAATACAGTATTGCTGGTCCTCCTCATtatcctcttcttcttcaatctccTCATCACCATCACAATCGTTGTCTCGTTCAGCagatttttggattttactgCTACTTGCATTTGTCTCTTGCTCTGTTATCATTTCATGAAGCTTTCTACTTTTTGACATCAGGGGAAACTGAAACAACCGAcacaaaaataaacaaacacatatTTATCATTTCAGAATCTATTCATTCAACACACAACTGACCAACCTTGTGAAGATGGAAGGTCATATCTTCAACTTCAATGATGATATCACTGGGTAATCCTGTAGTACAAAACCTGTAAAACAGTGAATCTGAGTTAACAatacgtgaagaagaagaagaagaaaatggaaaatataCTATTGTTACTCACCATGCTTGGCCTTTGGTGGTGGGGTGCTCCGTGTGCGCCATTTTTCTTCAATGTAACAAAGAAAGTTGAAACTTCAGTTTATCTTTCACCAAGGAAGTCGGACTATGATAGATCCATGAAGATAAGGTGTTTGTAAGAAAGTCTAGGTGAAATGATTATGTAGGTTGAAAAACAGCAAAAAGATATACtgatgatgatgaaattgatgtgttTTCTTTTCCAAAAATCTCTGTCTTCAAACTTGTACCCACTTTCCTTTTGATGATGAATCAGATCAGaatcttcttttttctctctctagggTTTGAAGGAAGAAGAGGAAAGCTTGGTGGAGGATTCAAAAAGCACTTTGAAAATCCACTTTGTAAGAATACACACAAGCAGGAAAAATTATTACTGTCATCATTAAATTGTTCCCTTTTTTCTCTGTTTATAAGCAACAAAAACACACTTTGCTTGCCAACTATCGTTATTGCTTTTCTGCATCAACACTACCCTATTATATTACTATAATGTATTTGGGTGGGCCTAATTAGAGATTATAATCATACGCAACTTGATTAAAGGAGTATTCACGTTGTTGTCAtaattaacatttaaatttacTTTGTTTCATTGGACGGGTATGTTTGATTATACATGAATCGTATctcattttcaaattaattgaaacaaACATATATACGAGATCTCTACTTGAAGAAAGATCAATCTCATCCACTTCGCCACACACGTTTGATAGTAATAAGTCAATGGAgtcaaaaagttaaaaagaagACTAATGCAACAACCGATTTCAAATCAAGATTATGGAGTTATAATGACTTAAATATGGATGGTCCCAAAAGGGGCCTCCAGCTAAAGGTGGCCCATATATGCTGTGTCCAGTTATCGTACCTTTTAAGGATCCATGACAATTTGAATTTTACTCAATATAAAGCCCACATTTACTgctcaaatcaaattaaaaaataaatagcacAACAAATTTATAACAGCTTGAGAGCAATTTGACACTCTAGAGTTTGGTAGCTCACATGTATACCGTGATATAATTCAATTTCACTTTTGATTTCTTACcttatattcaatatttgtattaaaacatcgattaattttgattttcttacTGCATAGTCTTCTTCAATGTGGAAACCAAAGTTTGGTTGGAAAACTGAGacgtgaaaattttaaaaatgggCAACTGCCTGCCATTAATTAAAACATACCTATATTTATTAGTAGGGCAATAAATGGTGTCGACTTTATGAGGTCCACGTAAAGAGAGGTTGCTCAATATTAATTCTTCTATCTaacatttcaaattcaaaataaataacacgacaataatatattctatttaaatATTAGTATAACGAAGACAGGAGATCTGATTTTTATATTATGGTactcttttaattatttgatcTTACTGCAGATGGTGATGACTTTAAATGGTGCAAATTGCAGACGTTTGCTAAACAACTAAACATTCTCTTACAAAGACTCAACGtgaaaatataattgatttaatctGTTTAAATTTGGAATAGTTAATAACTCATTGATGTTTATTAACTCGATCTATTTTGTACATCAAATTCAACTCATCTAAAAACTAATTAAGCTAGTATCTGATTCATTGTTTAACTCATCTCACCTTAATACATTTCTGCACTTACCTATTTAACATTCCtaatcataatattaaaatgctactACTATAAAAAAGACACATTATTTTATACAAGTGCATCCATGGAATGTCCTCCCCTAAAACTATCCATGTTCCAAAGTGAATGACAATAAAATGCCATGATTATAGCCATATTAGGTGGGCATTCTTTAATATTAAGTGACTAATAATAGGACTATAAGTTGACATTTGCCTTTAAGGAAGATGCTCAATTGACACTCGATTGATCGAACTGGTCCCACGATGTCCAAATATTCATATCATAGCCCATGTGGCCTaggtgaaaaataaataatgataggcTCAACCTCTATATGTATAAATCTAAAAGGCAAAAACTCAAATCTtccatatatattaatttatatacattAGATAAATAGATTACCaatgtaataaatcaaatactaaaatttctaattttgaacctataatattcaaattcaaaagtGAATTTGAGAAATGGAGGCAGAAAGGCCAAAACATTACTAGCTTCTTgagaataataaagaaaaaacccAAAAGCGGCACAAAACCCACGAttaattacttatatttattgaataaataaaaatttacaaaacacCCTGCACAAGGTTAAAAGAAGACTCAATTCtggaaaacaaaatttattttacaacTTCGTAAGCAAATTAGAGTGTTCGGTCAATGTGTATTGACCTTAAAATTCGcattatttgtattaatttattacaaatgactgttattatatattatataattgattaataatacACTTTATTTATTGGTCTCCAGTAGCAGTTTAGCTATTACCCAACGGCATCATCGCCTCGTTGAGTACCTGaaaaacaacaattattttgaaatcaatcaACGATTTTAGATAAACTTTCTCACATTATCGATTCAAATCTACGTAGTAGAATAATTGTCAATATACACTGATCCTTATAAATCAgctttaacttattttttgtttaatatgatgataatgatgtgAGTCGGACTTAAATGAAGTGCGAATCTAGTTAATATTATGGTTTTTCGAATCTAAGGATTAAAAAAAGTACTGTTTGATAAGATTAAATCTATAAGCACCATCATTGCTTGTCTCCACCCCAACAAATAAATCacttttttgaaaatgaagtatCTAGAGAAACGAAGAAATAAATTATAGCTTAAAATTTCGAATCGTTTTCAATAGAAAAAGTATGAACAAAATTGTCAAAAGCTGTAAACACTAGAATTTCCGGTGTCTTCGGatagttatttaaaaatatatatattaaaaagaaaaactttaggAGAGAATttcctcttccttttttttagttGGCACTTGACATATAATGAGACCATCACAAATTAAAGGTCTACCAAACTCttgaataaacaaaataaaaagtggCAGTGTACTACTTTCCTATTGAAGcgtaattttaaaagaaaaaatcaaacttttttatacttaatatttacattaaatcATTCAAGTTGAATCGTGACGTTAAGTTATATTCATTCTAGATTTGTGTATATACCTGCTGTGGTGGTGGTGGGATCACATTCGTTTTGGGTAACAGTTTGTTTGTTTTGGGTGATGGTCTGAGAAGAGGGCATGACAACTCCAGGCCAAGGACGACAATTACAATGATTGCCTTGTTGGATGCTACCATAGAGGGTGTTCAAATGTTTACCACACCCACCCCAGGAGTACTTGCCGCATTTTTTGCAGTCAACTCTATAACACATTTTCTCTGTCTCACAACTCTGGACCAATCCACTATAAAAACAAGTTCCATCAACTTTGGTGGTAACGACCAATCGTTAAAAGTTCCTTTGATGGTATCGTATTGGTTCTTTCTGTATTCACCTAAAATGTTTTTCCTAGACAAAGTTACTAGGGACTTTTGTTAGCCCTAGGGTACCACATTGGCATTTGGTGTTTGTCTGCTTCCATACTATCATCAGACAAGACATGCTATTACTATATGGTTCTCAGCACTAAATCAATATTGCTTAAGAGCATCTTTAGAAGTATATAAACGACACAGAGCAGGTTTACTTCACATGAAAGTGCGCTTACTGTCGGAAACATTCGTACGACTTACCTGCCAGAGGAATGTTGTCTTACAATATTCTACCACTGAATTGTCTTTTATTTTCCCTACCCAAATATATTCTCGAATAACATCACAACATATTATGCATAATGGTGGTGTCTAGACGCACTCGTCAATTAATCCATGAAATACCCACTACTCTCGACCCACCAAGCAACGAAAAGATCACCTAATGTCACTTCGACTGAAATAAACTTCTGTTCAAAGCAAAGATGAATAGCAAACTAAGCCTAAAAAAAAGGTCATGTTATTTTGAAGCATAATGTCTGTTAAATGATgtgaaagaagaacaaattcTTGCTCACAGATAACCAAAAATTTACTGGAAGAAGTACGCATAGGTGAACGACTGTTAATTTCAAAAAGGTAGAGTTATAAATAaatacacaaatgtataaaatacttaccactttgcatgatGGTTAATTAGCAGATTTTCAGAACCAATTAGACAGTGGTTACTTGTTCAATTACTGGTCTGCCAGCACAGCTATCATTTCGTTCAAAGAAGTAATCAACTTCTGAGTCTTTAcgtagattatatatatatatatatatatatatatatatatatatatatatatatatatatatatatatatatatataaacatactGCAGAAGAAGCAAAGCAACACATACTGAATAGTCAACATGCATACAAGgtaattaatttaaggaaatAAACTGATGCGATCTGTGGCAACACACTTCCCAGCTAACCAACAGAGAATGCAACAAACTAAGGTAATCCACCAATGTTATCAATAAGCTAAATTGAAATGTTAACCGTAACTTAATTGAAGCACCAACAATACATGCTTTAAGAGGCAGTGCCATCTCCATTATCTGACGGCTGCTCAGATGCAGGTTTTTTCGCTGGACTAGATTCTGTGGTTGTGTTTAGATGCACCCTCTTGACTCCTCTTCCAACTACTCCAAGATGGGTTATTCCAGCTGCACCATTTGTGTGGGCAGTGGAAACAGTTGGAGAGTCAAAACTTCCGCTACCACTGGTACCAACACCCATCTGTGAGGAGTTCACAGCTACAGAAGCATCAGCATTCTCTAGACTTCTTGCTTTCGCAGACACCATTCCCAAAATATCGGAGAGGATAGATGATGGATTTGACATACACTGCTGCAAATCTTCAAGCTGCAAGTGGAAGAGTCacaattataaaataagaaagaactaaGACATTACTAAAGATTCATCTGGTGATTGATACTTGCCTTCTTCTCCAATTCTGCAGAAAGTTCAGTGAGCGTTTCAACTTCAGCTTCTTTAGCAGATACAGAGTCAGACTGTGATATACTGGAAGACTGTCTCGCAATCTGATCTACATCGGTAGTAGCTAATCTTTCTGTTGATTCTGACAAAAGCTTTATTTCCTCAGTGAGTCTCTGCAGCCGCGACTTGCAAGTTAAAATAGCTTTTTGGCAGTATGGTATGGCTTCCTGATGCTTAGAACCAATTTCCAGGCATAAGCATATCCTAAAGTTGCTGTAATACAGTTAAGATCACAAGGCAAGGAAGAGGAAGCAACACTTAAATGTTGGCACTTAAAGAAATCATTATAAAGACTTAACTAATTAGATGTAGGTCAGAAAACAATCCCCTTAATTTAAAGATAAGTTACATGTTACTAAGGATACAGCGCAGCAATATGGCGACTGTCAGGTTCAACCAAGCGTTCCAAAATGGATAATGCCTTCAGGTAATCACTAAGGGAAGTTTCAATATCCTCTGCAAAAGGAAAAGGACAACATTTACAAATCTAATAGCATGTGAAGAAGAGAAATAAACATTTTGTTTCTACTAAAAAGGCAACTAAAGGTCCAAATCATTTGCATTTGGTTTGATCAGTTTGTTTAGgtcatttttatttcaattattaaatCCATTTCCAGTCacctaatattttcaaaaagaattcaTTGAAAAAGCAGCGCATAACAATCTAGAATGTGAATACAAGATTCCAACTAAAAATGCTAGCAAATTGTTGAGCTAGATTTTAATAGGAGGAACAGGGGCTTCGTAACTCATAGTCATGTAATATTGCTCAGATCCTCTAAAATTGTCATCACACCCATATGCCCTCCCATTAGAGGATCCAACATGGGTACAGTGGCATTTTGGAGGATACAAGCAACATAGATCGTGTCCCTCTTATCTCTCGGTCGCGGCTTGAAGTTCCACCAGTGTGTCAAGTCACTAACATCACTTCTCCATCCTTGCTCACCCCAATATTTGCCTCCAATGCCTCTCAATCTATCAGTCACTTCCTCGATCTCAGTCCACCTCTCAACACAGCATGTTCCACAACATCTAAAACTCACTGATGATAAAACTAGAGTTCACCTCCATTTCATGTCTGTACTCAGATTACACCCCTCAATCTACCAGTCACTCCCTCGATCTCAGTCCACCTCTCAACACAGCATGTTCCACAACATCTATAACTCACTGATGATAAAACTAGAGTTCACCTCCGTTTCATATGTCTGATTACACCCCCTCGTTTTGCACATGTAgataagaaattttttagaaCACAAACAGTCTCTATCTATCTCACTCTCTTGATAATAGAGGTCCCGGGCCAACATGTTTGCGCCTCAAGTAATTCACCCGATACTTGCTACATCCCACCACCACAAGTATATTAGATAACTGTCACCAAAACTTAGACGGGTGGACAGAAATTACCTAGCATTTTTTTAGTTAGACCTCACCTTTTAATACTTTGAACAGTCATCCTTTTATCCAGTTCCTACAGTTATTTCCATTGTTTCGAACAGTTTTGAGTTAGAGAAACTATTTGCAGCTTGGGATTGCAATTCAAAACAACCAAAATGCTGGAATATAATCAACTGAGTTATTCATTGAGATGACAATTTACGTATTAGTCTGGTTAACAGTACATATTTTAGTTAACAAGACAATAAGTGGTTGATAGACCAATGGACATTTCAACTTCCCATACAAAAAATAAGTGTCTGACGTCACTATTCTAATGAGGTAATGGAAGTATTGTTTAATGGAGACAAACCTCTTTCCAAGGCTACCTCAGCCAAAGCTGATAATACATCCACTTTTTCCATTGTGTCACCAGCGTGCTTTTCAGCAATTGCCCTTGCAACATCTAACAGTTTCCAGGCTAAATCCAGGTCAGTTTCATCCTCATCACCTTCAGCCAAGTCCTCGTCatcactttcttcttcatctccTTCATCTTCGTTTTCCTCTGCAGCTGTCTCATAACAGTGTAAGCCACAACAAGAACTATCATATCTAAAGAGGATAACTGATCTCAATTAGTGACAAAATAGTTGCACGTAGCTGATTTCTATTAGCAGGAAAACAGCAGCAGCACATCTTTACATTTCTATAATATATCTTTCCAGAAACTTCTTTATAAAGGACGGAGCAGTAATCAGTATTTAACTAAAACTGACATATATTGTAGGCGATTGCACATGACTCTATAGCAACTCATATATTTATGTGAATCAACTGGGTACACTAAATTTCCTCTCCGCAtcccccaccccccaaaaatataaaattgtaacAGACTGTGTCTTTATAGAAAGATGTGCAGTAAGAAAAAGAACCATGGTCATTCAAACCAAAAATGAGAAGCTAAGAGCCTGTCTCTTAGGAATGAAGTGCACATTtacagaaaatataaatattaccaAACATATATGAATCTAGAACTTCTTTACAAGGATATATGAATTTAGTTCTTATAACATTGCAGTGCCATTAAAGCCACTAGTTTCAATGTCCAGTGTACAATTGACACAAACTAAAATTGAAcatctttaaaatattatgtcaaCAAGGTCACAGACACATGATTTTGGATGCATAATTGATTTCTAACTTCCACAACTAtataattttgaggaaaaaaagaattaatttgcAACATGCAATTCCATAATTAGTTACTCTAAAATGTattaagagagaaaaagagagaagctCAAAATGAGAAGTTGTAGAAGAATAGAACTCATATACCAGATAGAGAAAGAAAAGTCattgtttgaaaaaatgaagaatcgAAAGAAACAGGGAACTGGAAGCAGTAAAAGGTGAGAT harbors:
- the LOC101258020 gene encoding BTB/POZ domain-containing protein At5g66560: MAHTEHPTTKGQAWFCTTGLPSDIIIEVEDMTFHLHKFPLMSKSRKLHEMITEQETNASSSKIQKSAERDNDCDGDEEIEEEEDNEEDQQYCISFPDFPGGSETFETAAKFCYGVKIELSALNVAPLRCAGEYLEMTEEYSEDNLISKTERFLSQTVLKSIKDSIRTLNSCKNILPLAETLGIVQRCIDAVAVRASAADPSLFGWPVNDHGPGNGVEASTRRKGANRGGGMDSWFEELGHLSLPLFKRLISAMKSRDLCSEVIESCLMYYAKKYIPGISRSSRKTSSSSIPSENEQRELLETVITNLPTEISSRTSTTTRILFGLLRTANILNASEAARAALERKIGSQLEHATLDDLLIPSYSYLNETLYDVACVERILGYFLTGLEERSTARIQGEEENISVRSTALMLVGKLIDGYLSEIASDNNLLPEKFCELAVALPDQARLFDDGLYRAVDVYLKAHPWISEAEREQICGVMDCQKLTLEACTHAAQNERLPLRAVVQVLFFEQLQLRQAIAGTLMVADVNPEEIPRLSIMDVREEEGEGGEQEEMTGVVGMGRAQEGRSTWRKTVRENQVLRLDMDSMRTRVQELERECSSMKKVIQKIDKVGSREGGGGWRKKLGCKFKTQVCDSHEPTVVEAKKGRGQRHQQ
- the LOC101257719 gene encoding NASP-related protein sim3 isoform X1 codes for the protein MAEEAVISVTSPTAEQNQNSVNATIESGVQGGTESTCNNNNNNAESSAVTSDVNREKSLEYADELVVKGSKASEDGDYGEAVECFSRALEIRVAHFGELAPECINAYYKYGCALLYKAQDEADPLVSLPKKDSGSQQDSNRDGSVKSVVSCESSISSTAEPGGSSNGKEKVEDDAAEENEDEGDEEESDDEDLAEGDEDETDLDLAWKLLDVARAIAEKHAGDTMEKVDVLSALAEVALEREDIETSLSDYLKALSILERLVEPDSRHIAALNFRICLCLEIGSKHQEAIPYCQKAILTCKSRLQRLTEEIKLLSESTERLATTDVDQIARQSSSISQSDSVSAKEAEVETLTELSAELEKKLEDLQQCMSNPSSILSDILGMVSAKARSLENADASVAVNSSQMGVGTSGSGSFDSPTVSTAHTNGAAGITHLGVVGRGVKRVHLNTTTESSPAKKPASEQPSDNGDGTAS
- the LOC101257719 gene encoding NASP-related protein sim3 isoform X2 — translated: MAEEAVISVTSPTAEQNQNSVNATIESGVQGGTESTCNNNNNNAESSAVTSDVNREKSLEYADELVVKGSKASEDGDYGEAVECFSRALEIRVAHFGELAPECINAYYKYGCALLYKAQDEADPLVSLPKKDSGSQQDSNRDGSVKSVVSCESSISSTAEPGGSSNGKEKVEDDEENEDEGDEEESDDEDLAEGDEDETDLDLAWKLLDVARAIAEKHAGDTMEKVDVLSALAEVALEREDIETSLSDYLKALSILERLVEPDSRHIAALNFRICLCLEIGSKHQEAIPYCQKAILTCKSRLQRLTEEIKLLSESTERLATTDVDQIARQSSSISQSDSVSAKEAEVETLTELSAELEKKLEDLQQCMSNPSSILSDILGMVSAKARSLENADASVAVNSSQMGVGTSGSGSFDSPTVSTAHTNGAAGITHLGVVGRGVKRVHLNTTTESSPAKKPASEQPSDNGDGTAS